In Buchananella sp. 14KM1171, the genomic stretch CGGGGCGGCACCGGCATCGGCCTGGCCGTGGCCCGAGACCTGATCGCCGCAGACGGCGGGCGACTGGAGCTAAGCCAGCGCCGCCCTCCCGTCTTCTCCGTCTACCTCAACACCGTGCCCAAGGCCCTGGACCCCGACGTCGTCATGCCGCGCGGCGCCCTGGTCTCGGTGGCGCGCAGACGGCGCCGATAGGAAGCTGGGCGCGGGCGGAACGTCGTCCCTGCCCAAATCCCCCAACTGGGGGCGGCCTGGCGTGTTGGCGGAAAACGAGCGGAACGTCGTCCCCGCCTAGAGCGCCGCTAGGGGCGGCAAGCCCACGTCACTCGCCGGCCAGGGCCCGCTTGCGCTCCTGCGCGGACTTCGACGGGGCAAACACGATGAACTTGTAGGCCAGGAAGCGGAAAATCATGCCCAGCACCAGGCCGACGCCGTTACCGGAAATGTTGTCCGCCAGCGTCGAGGTGTAACCCAGCACGTAGCGGCTGATGTAGAGACACGCAGCCGCGATCCCGATGCCGATGATGTTGATGATCGCGAACTCCATGAATTCGCGGAACTTGTTCTTCGTGGTCTTCTGCGCAGAGAACGTCCAGGCGGCGTTCAGGACCCACGACACCACGGTGGCCACGGCGGCGGAAAGAATCTTGGCGCGCACCGACTGGCCGATAAACGGCGAGAAGCTGAATTGCGACAGCAGGTTGAAAAGGCCGACGTCGACCACGAACGCGATACCACCCACGATGCCAAACTTGCCGACCTCAAAGAGTCGACGAGTCCACGTGGCGCGGCGCTGGGAGTCACTGTGCTGCTTCGCGGTGTTAGTCACCCGCGCAAGTCTAGGCCACCGAGCCGGGTAGGCTTCCACCATGCCTACTCTCGCCGTTATTGGAGGCGGGCAGCTCGCCCGCATGATGCACGCCCCGGCCACGG encodes the following:
- a CDS encoding GtrA family protein, with amino-acid sequence MTNTAKQHSDSQRRATWTRRLFEVGKFGIVGGIAFVVDVGLFNLLSQFSFSPFIGQSVRAKILSAAVATVVSWVLNAAWTFSAQKTTKNKFREFMEFAIINIIGIGIAAACLYISRYVLGYTSTLADNISGNGVGLVLGMIFRFLAYKFIVFAPSKSAQERKRALAGE